The proteins below come from a single Mugil cephalus isolate CIBA_MC_2020 chromosome 7, CIBA_Mcephalus_1.1, whole genome shotgun sequence genomic window:
- the tpra gene encoding nucleoprotein TPR isoform X2, with amino-acid sequence MSVVLLQALERTELNKLPKGVQNKLEKFVTELQNANEALRTQHERFKADSEQQYFDIEKRLAEGQEQILSATRDLQTLKEENKKLNEELSTLKGIEGETIEDKPPQQQTKAKYEIEAEKRELARLLEKRTQEVESLTEDVKRLNEKLTDTNKVKMELQLKLDDIQSSAASVQHREKRVEQEKELLEKKIEWLSAELKTKTEELLNTNREKGKEILELQGSLNSSKEQVTRLESQLTSLKETSESQNKRAEDLNNKLKQAKDEQSAMEEKYRNELNAHVKLSSLYKVAASDMETKNQELSRAVEELSKLVKETGEANKALEKKVSEGEELKTRLEAELREKVKKMEKELENATTKAAGRQCCVPSLTEEQLDSMCPSAAAIAAIVKPGMKFFDLYNAYAECQTQLQLEKQESRRVSRVLDEIVQEVESKAPVLKRQREEYESMQRSMASLCNKLEQARTEIYSLQKEKDEAKQHSDALEREKVRTERQLEDTSAQLCALLVELEEARGNQVTKDDDRSADISSTSEVISPRQLSFRSVEELQRQNQSLMGRLRELEEEKDRQQSQAASARISELESSVDKLQTEVEQLKEQRNQQKQLADSSARQRDMYKALLTQSTGFNLPPQGPDSSSHPPNVRPSVPATRSMPQRAVAAESAQTAQTKAALKQLNDAFTLYKKEKAENDRMLNETNDRLQKQLTELRSSQAKMTSQLEFNNKRYEILQETASAYRREISALQERNQKMSLTAQRHEHIIHTLTQDLRQATEKLALEEVRVENLSKEREILRQAESRLYREKEAILAEQRNQNLLLTNLKAIQLTMDRTETDTRQRLNNKIEQLEAEVASMKTRLEQEVAQRHALGRTMDAQLLEAKKQLETQNTLQQKTRELLRSSEQQVAALKTQLASASSSESVNTSSNTTTPVTRAAGLRAPLRVRSPVPAGSQQPSQSEQELSDLKGLLRSAEEQNSELAEQLKNANATVEQYRAVVLTLEDSLKKEKESRFPLEVQLKESQEVQKQLEKRIVELEKINQQGQEERRKAVDAVEKEVSELQRSLKASQTEQQEALERAAAAVTMEQKAIQDSLLQTKLAGEAQAKYERELMLHAADVEALQELKKRSQQEAARKRELEDQLRKTSSLLQEKTAAWNLMEKQLKENLLAQSRRCEELGKQNSLLHQQMDEMASRSRQLQQEHQQQQQQLDLSFSEEGKTTEQILEILRFVRQEKEIAAAQCEASDGEALRYKQRVEHQDRELKELQEALNAEREKMQATAKTLAQQEEQLKKMENINALQETNRMLKMDKDKLEQELQQAQAKVTKLQSDISPLHHSLSQLSEKNGSLQADKRILEDDLKRWKARAQQLVSQQKEGDVEEKQKLTQERETQQRRITQLAEETAKLKTELTRSNASSNSAQSQLQALRDSLIRLTSERDVLKKDMETKNNDILEKNKTITQVKKIGRRYKTQYEELKAQHDKLVSETAAKAGSEASTSQDAQQELNKAQEELSKTREELNTLKEEVQKKQEEAQKSQQELEAAQKETQQTKEKFQEVQNQLTQVQSQLSQSQTQLQQNQNQLTQSQKELQQAKSQTQQVQTQLKSAQSQAQARQNQIQQIQKELQQAKDALQQNLANQKKIQQTQQSSQQSHNQEINNLKSALSQAESKVTELQGQLDSLQKTVAERETDIKTLQQQLTEASQASDASQATQANQNQSSQSIQATDANAANDANQAVQEELAKLRQELSESKSREEQLKQQMTEKDEKTKKVFLGAKTKISQLNNAKEQLSQEIEELKQSKEELEVRMNALKSQYEGRLLRLDRELRELRETQTHSDPREEPLDQSGAKVGDQARSADQRQISLKSPAQDRGSSSLSEPPTANIRPTTSTPSPSNKPSPSPGSKATPRASIRPMVTPATVPIPTPTATVMPTTQADSQEVLMNAGASVHSTSSSLGNAPTSITQPTSTQTTAFVQPTQQQASSQGAGSSSEAERPSTSSSLIGTGSKRVREDEQEEEESRPESTHTPPTTKKLRLKPKITLQMEAEEEMEGELRDEVERQDSPDDSQALPEEVFPLLEDDEDNEDEGVSQSVPSDQMSSQGSAIVRDVIVIDTDSESRESKEGEKQEGEDEEEEEEEEEEEEGDEYKEEEDDDEDDDDAADSRMREGDESNEESREAGEEEEGEEPSEGTNAEENVSGASSGSQRPSEPTHSGESCSGAASESDHPRDPLHLPPTSSCAPSTSSSLTPRLPHTRRPPHALPPRLYIQPPAAELGPPHSQRQSSQLRRPSSGRGPQLTPGIGSMPFFDDDDRMVPSTPTLVVPHRNDGFAEAIHSPQVAGLSTRFRFGPPEDLLPQTSSSHSDLGQLASQGGLGMYESPLFLAAHDEDGGGRSVPTTPLQVAAPVTVFTESLPSDAGDNMASQSVPMVTASTGMAGAADDGDEVFMEQEGDGPGIESSLESQGDIESAGQQNDDVSLPSTSQDPDTSSVPQRRTMTSQLLMRGGSRGRGEARTFLSRRGTFSRGGRGGAMGRGGMA; translated from the exons ATGTCGGTCGTCCTGCTGCAGGCTCTGGAGCGGACAGAGTTGAACAAACTCCCGAAAGGCGTCCAAAACAAGCTCGAGAAGTTTGTAACAGAGTTGCAGAATGCTAACGAGGCGCTCAGGACGCAGCATGAGCGCTTCAAAGCGGACAGTG AGCAACAGTACTTTGACATTGAGAAGAGACTGGCTGAAGGCCAGGAACAGATCCTGTCTGCCACCAGAGACCTGCAGACCCtcaaggaggaaaataaaaaactca ATGAAGAGCTGAGCACCCTGAAGGGAATAGAGGGAGAGACCATTGAAGACAAACCACCGCAACAG CAAACCAAGGCCAAGTATGAGATTGAGGCAGAGAAGAGGGAGCTGGCAAGGCTGCTGGAGAAAAGAACACAGGAAGTGGAGAGTCTTACAG AGGATGTAAAGCGTCTGAATGAGAAACTGACAGACACCAACAAAGTCAAGATGGAGCTGCAGTTAAAACTGGATGATATACAGTCGTCTGCAGCATCTGTACAG CACCGTGAGAAGCGCGTGGAGCAGGAGAAAGAGCTGCTAGAGAAAAAAATCGAGTGGTTATCTGCAGAACTGAAGACCAAAACTGAAGAACTGCTGAACACTAACAGAGAGAAAGGCAAAGAGATACTGGAGCTGCAGGGCAGCCTGAACAGTAGCAAGGAACAG gtgaCCAGACTGGAAAGTCAGCTCACTTCTCTGAAGGAAACCAGCGAAAGCCAGAATAAAAGAGCTGAAGACctcaacaataaactgaaacag GCCAAAGATGAGCAGAGCGCCATGGAGGAGAAATACCGTAATGAGCTCAACGCTCATGTCAAGTTGTCTTCTCTCTATAAG GTAGCGGCCTCAGATATGGAGACTAAGAACCAAGAGCTGAGCAGAGCAGTGGAAGAGCTCAGCAAGTTGGTTAAAGAGACTGGGGAAG CAAACAAGGCTCTGGAGAAGAAGGTGTCAGAGGGCGAAGAGCTGAAGACACGGCTTGAGGCCGAGCTAAGAGAGAAGGTCAAAAAAATGGAGAAGGAGTTGGAAAATGCCACGACGAAGGCTGCAGGCAGACAGTGCT gtgtcccATCTCTGACTGAGGAACAGTTGGACTCCATGTGTCCCTCAGCAGCTGCCATTGCTGCAATTGTCAAGCCAGGCATGAAGTTTTTTGAT CTGTACAATGCGTATGCGGAGTGTCAGACACAGCTGCAGCTTGAGAAGCAGGAAAGCAGGAGAGTAAGCAGGGTGCTGGATGAGATCGTCCAGGAGGTGGAGTCCAAAGCCCCTGTCCTCAAACGCCAGCGAGAGGAGTACGAGAGCATGCAGAGGTCCATGGCCTCTCTGTGCAACAAACTGGAACAGGCTCGAACG gaAATCTACAgtttgcagaaagaaaaagacgagGCCAAGCAGCACTCTGATGctttggagagagaaaaagtgagGACTGAGAGACAGCTTGAGGATACATCTGCACAG CTGTGTGCTCttctggtggagctggaggaagcCAGAGGGAATCAGGTTACCAAGGACGACGACCGCTCTGCTGACATTTCCAGCACCTCTGAGGTCATCAGTCCTCGCCAGCTGTCCTTCCGTAGTGTGGAGGAGCTCCAGAGGCAGAATCAAAGCTTGATGGGGAGGCTGAGggagctggaggaagagaaagacagacaacagagcCAGGCAGCATCAGCACG CATATCAGAGTTGGAGTCCAGTGTGGATAAACTTCAGACGGAGGTTGAGCAGCTGAAAGAGCAGAGGAACCAGCAGAAACAGCTGGCCGACTCCAGCGCCAGGCAGAGAGACATGTACAAGGCCCTGCTGACGCAGAGCACAGGCTTCAACTTGCCCCCGCAAG gtccAGACTCTTCTTCCCACCCCCCGAATGTTCGTCCTTCTGTCCCGGCTACACGTTCTATGCCTCAGAGAGCCGTTGCTGCAGAGTCAGCACAGACTGCTCAGACGAAGGCTGCTTTAAAACAG CTCAACGATGCCTTCACATTGTATAAGAAGGAGAAGGCAGAGAATGACAGGATGCTGAATGAAACAAACGACCGGCTGCAGAAGCAACTGACGGAACTGCGCTCCAGCCAGGCCAAGATGACTTCTCAACTGGAGTTCAACAACAAGAG GTATGAGATTCTCCAGGAGACTGCATCAGCCTACCGCAGAGAGATCTCTGCCCTACAGGAGAGGAACCAAAAAATGTCTCTAACAGCCCAACGTCACGAGCACATCATCCACACACTGACCCAGGACCTGAGGCAGGCTACTGAAAAACTGGCCCTGGAAGAG GTGCGCGTGGAGAACCTTtctaaagagagagagatattaAGGCAAGCAGAGAGCCGACTCTACCGAGAGAAGGAAGCCATTCTGGCAGAGCAGCGAAACCAGaacctgctgctgaccaacctCAAGGCTATACAG TTGACCATGGACCGTACCGAGACTGACACTCGTCAGCGTCTGAACAACAAAATTGAACAACTGGAGGCAGAAGTGGCTTCGATGAAGACCAGGCTGGAGCAGGAAGTTGCACAGAGACATGCCCTAGGGCGGACCATGGAT GCCCAGCTGTTAGAAGCTAAGAAGCAGTTGGAGACCCAGAACACCCTGCAGCAGAAAACCAGGGAGCTGCTGCGTAGCTCTGAACAGCAGGTAGCTGCACTGAAAACGCAATTGGCGTCTGCTTCCTCCTCCGAGTCTGTTAATACCTCCAGCAACACAACCACACCAGTCACCAGAGCTGCAGGCCTCCGAGCACCTCTGAGAG TGCGCTCTCCAGTACCAGCAGGCTCCCAGCAgcccagccaatcagagcaggaGCTCTCAGACTTGAAAGGTCTCCTGCGTAGTGCTGAGGAACAGAACAGTGAACTAGCAGAGCAGCTGAAGAATGCTAATGCTACTGTAGAGCAGTACAGAGCCGTGGTGCTGACTCTAGAAGACAgcctgaagaaagaaaaggag TCACGGTTCCCCCTGGAGGTCCAGCTAAAGGAGTCACAGGAGGTACAGAAGCAGCTGGAGAAGAGGATTGTAGAACTGGAGAAAATTAATCAGCAGggacaagaggagaggaggaaagctGTGGACGCAGTAGAAAAAGAA GTGTCTGAGCTGCAACGTAGTCTGAAGGCCAGCcagacagagcagcaggaggcgctggagagggctgctgctgctgtcacaatGGAGCAGAAAGCCATACAGGACAGCCTGCTGCAg ACAAAGCTAGCTGGAGAGGCACAGGCCAAGTATGAGAGGGAGCTAATGCTTCATGCTGCTGATGTGGAGGCTCTGCAAGAGCTGAAGAAAAGATCCCAACAAGAAGCAGCACGGAAGAGGGAGTTAGAGGATCAGCTGAGGAAGacgtcctctctcctccaggaAAAAACTGCAGCTTGGAACCTGATGGAAAAACAGCTGAAG GAGAACCTGTTGGCTCAGAGCCGTCGTTGTGAGGAACTGGGGAAGCAGAATAGTCTCCTGCATCAACAGATGGATGAAATGGCCTCCAGGAGTCGGCAGCTGCAACAAgaacaccaacagcagcagcagcagcttgaccTGTCATTCAGTGAGGAAGGGAAGACCACTGAACAGATACTAGAAATTCTCAG GTTCGTACGTCAAGAGAAGGAGATTGCTGCGGCCCAATGTGAGGCGTCTGACGGAGAAGCTCTTCGCTACAAACAGCGAGTGGAACACCAAGACAGAGAGCTGAAGGAGCTACAGGAAGCTCTGaatgcagagagggagaagatgcAG GCTACAGCAAAGACTCTGGctcagcaggaggagcagctgaagaagatggagaatatCAATGCCCTTCAAGAAACCAACAGGATGCTGAAAATGGACAAAGATAAActggagcaggagctgcagcaggctCAGGCTAAG GTGACAAAGCTCCAGTCAGACATCAGTCCTTTGCATCACTCTCTGTCTCAGCTGTCAGAGAAAAATGGCTCTCTGCAGGCTGATAAGAGGATACTGGAGGACGACCTCAAACGGTGGAAGGCCAGAGCACAG CAACTGGTTAGCCAACAGAAAGAAGGCGACGTTGAGGAGAAGCAAAAACTCACCCAGGAGAGAGAGACTCAGCAGAGACGCATCACACAGCTAGCTGAAGAGACAGCCAAACTGAAGACTGAACTCACCAG ATCTAATGCCAGCAGTAACTCGGCTCAGTCTCAGCTGCAAGCCCTGAGAGACTCTCTGATCCGACTGACCTCTGAAAGAGATGTTCTGAAAAaagacatggaaacaaaaaacaatgacattCTGGAGAAGAACAAGACCATCACCCAGGTGAAGAAGATTGGACGGCGCTACAAGACCCAGTATGAGGAGCTCAAAGCCCAGCATGACAAG CTGGTCAGTGAAACGGCTGCCAAAGCAGGAAGTGAGGCCTCTACGAGCCAGGATGCACAGCAGGAGCTGAACAAAGCCCAAGAGGAGCTCAGCAAGACCCGGGAGGAGCTGAACACACTAAAGGAGGAGGTGCagaaaaaacaggaggag GCCCAGAAATCGCAACAAGAGTTGGAGGCTGCTCAGAAGGAAACTCAGCAGACCAAGGAAAAATTCCAGGAGGTCCAAAACCAGCTGACACAG GTCCAGTCCCAGTTGTCCCAATCCCAGACTCAACTGCAGCAGAATCAGAACCAGCTCACCCAGAGTCAGAAAGAGCTTCAACAAGCCAAGAGTCAAACACAGCAG GTACAGACCCAGTTGAAGTCGGCTCAGTCTCAAGCTCAGGCCCGTCAGAACCAGATTCAGCAGATCCAGAAGGAGCTCCAGCAGGCTAAAGATGCCCTGCAGCAGAACCTCgccaatcagaaaaaaatacagcagacTCAACAAAGCAGCCAACAGAGCCACAACCAGGAAATCAACAACCTTAAATCTGCTCTGAGTCAGGCAGAGAGCAAG GTGACTGAGCTTCAAGGCCAGCTGGACAGCCTGCAGAAG ACGGTTGCAGAGCGTGAAACAGACATCAAgaccctgcagcagcagctaacTGAAGCTAGCCAGGCTAGTGATGCTAGCCAAGCCACACAGGCCAACCAGAACCAGAGTTCTCAGTCCATCCAGGCCactgatgctaatgctgctaatgatGCTAACCAGGCAGTACAAGAGGAGCTGGCAAAACTCAGACAGGAG CTGTCTGAGAGCAAGAGTAGAGAGGAGCAGCTCAAACAGCAGATGACTGAGAAAGATGAGAAGACCAAAAAGGTCTTCTTGGGAGCCAAGACCAAAATCAGCCAGTTAAACA ATGCTAAAGAGCAGCTCAGTCAGGAGATAGAAGAACTGAAACAGAGTAAGGAAGAACTGGAGGTGAGAATGAACGCCCTCAAGTCTCAGTACGAAGGACGACTCCTTCGACTGGACAGAGAGCTAAGAGAActgagagagacacaaacacactctgaccCCAGAGAGGAGCCACTGGACCAGAGTGGAGCTAAG GTGGGTGATCAGGCCAGGTCTGCTGACCAGAGACAAATTTCTTTGAAGAGTCCTGCTCAAGACAGGGGAAG CTCCAGCTTGTCTGAACCTCCCACTGCCAACATCCGTCCCACCACAAGTACACCATCTCCTAGCAATAAGCCTAGCCCCTCCCCTGGTAGCAAGGCCACGCCTCGTGCCAGCATCCGACCTATGGTTACACCGGCAACTGTCCCCATCCCAACACCTACAGCCACTGTGATGCCCACCACACAGGCTGACAGTCAAGAGG TGCTGATGAATGCAGGAGCTTCTGTGCACTCGACCAGCTCCAGTCTGGGGAACGCCCCCACCTCCATAACTCAGCCAACCAGCACCCAGACCACAGCTTTTGTACAGCCCACTCAGCAGCAGGCTTCCAGTCAGGGTGCAGGCTCTAGCTCAGAGGCAGAGCGACCATCTACATCCTCTTCCCTGATTGGAACAG GTTCTAAGCGTGTCCGagaggatgagcaggaggaagaggagagtaGACCAGAGAGTACGCACACGCCTCCGACCACTAAAAAACTAAGACTGAAACCAAAAATAACACTGcag atggaagctgaggaggagatggagggagagctGAGGGATGAGGTGGAACGTCAGGATTCACCAGATGACAGTCAG GCACTCCCAGAAGAGGTTTTCCCACTTTTAGAAGATGATGAGGACAACGAGGATGAGGGTGTGTCACAGTCTGTCCCTTCTGATCAGATGTCCTCCCAGGGCTCAGCCATAGTTCGTGACGTGATAGTAATCGACACAGACAGCGAGAGCCGTGAGAGCAAAGAGGGGGAGAAGCaggagggagaagatgaagaggaggaggaggaggaggaagaggaggaagaaggcgATGAG tataaggaggaagaggatgacgATGAAGATGACGATGATGCTGCTGACAGCCGAATGAGGGAAGGAGACGAGAGTAatgaggagagcagagaggccggagaagaggaagaaggcgAGGAGCCGTCAGAAGGCACTAATGCTGAGGAGAATGTGAGTGGAGCGTCTTCAGGCTCCCAGCGTCCCTCCGAGCCGACACACAGCG GTGAAAGCTGCAGTGGTGCAGCATCAGAGTCTGACCATCCCAGAGACCCTCTACACCTCCCCCCAACCTCCTCCTGTGCACCCTCCACATCGTCATCTCTCACACCCCGCCTGCCCCATACACGTAGGCCCCCACACGCCCTCCCACCACGGCTCTACATCCAACCTCCAGCTGCTGAGCTGGGACCCCCACATTCACAG AGACAGTCTTCTCAGCTCCGACGACCATCATCAGGACGTGGACCTCAACTAACCCCAGGAATAGGCAGTATG cctttctttgatgatgatgacagaATGGTTCCCAGTACTCCCACTCTGGTAGTACCACACCGCAACGATGGCTTCGCTGAGGCTATACA TTCTCCTCAGGTAGCAGGTCTATCCACCAGGTTCAGGTTTGGACCTCCAGAAGACTTGCTGCCTCAGACATCATCCTCACACTCTGATCTGGGACAGTTGGCCTCTCAAggag GTTTGGGTATGTATGAGTCTCCTCTGTTCCTGGCTGCTCACGATGAAGACGGAGGAGGAAGGAGTGTCCCAACCACGCCTTTACAAGTGGCTGcaccag TGACGGTCTTTACTGAGTCCCTGCCTTCAGATGCTGGTGACAACATGGCCTCCCAGTCGGTTCCCATGGTAACTGCCTCCACTGGGATGGCCGGTGCTGCCGATGATGGTGATGAGGTCTTCATGGAGCAAGAAGGGGATGG gcctGGTATTGAATCTTCCTTGGAGAGTCAAGGAGACATCGAGTCAGCAGGACAGCAAAATGATGACGTATCCCTGCCGTCTACCAGCCAAGATCCTG ACACGAGCAGTGTTCCTCAGCGCCGCACAATGACCAGTCAGCTTCTGATGagaggaggaagtagaggaagaggagaggccAGGACTTTTCTCAGCCGTAGAG GAACTTTCTCTCGAGGAGGCAGGGGAGGAGCCATGGGTAGAGGGGGCATGGCCTAA